In Marivivens aquimaris, one genomic interval encodes:
- a CDS encoding helix-turn-helix transcriptional regulator produces MTTFKAALGICGLSQQEAADFLDVSVQTVKNWSRGKGDPSLGVWISLADLYAGIEDEAEDGAKAIDIDGMDRAALNTPAVQYHHHTGGVDASASASAMALLIAIRNRDMGAEK; encoded by the coding sequence ATGACCACCTTCAAAGCAGCACTCGGCATCTGCGGCCTCTCGCAACAGGAGGCCGCGGACTTTCTCGACGTCTCGGTCCAGACGGTCAAGAACTGGTCTCGTGGCAAGGGCGATCCGTCGCTCGGTGTCTGGATATCCCTCGCTGACCTCTACGCCGGCATCGAGGACGAGGCCGAAGACGGCGCCAAGGCGATCGACATAGACGGCATGGACCGTGCCGCACTCAACACCCCAGCGGTGCAGTATCACCACCACACGGGCGGTGTGGACGCCTCCGCGTCCGCGTCCGCCATGGCGCTGCTGATCGCGATCCGGAACAGAGATATGGGAGCAGAGAAATGA
- a CDS encoding ATP-dependent DNA helicase: MKLGPQQKDARDAVMAWRKKAVQGDAAPFFYLAGYAGTGKTFLARDLAKGLKAEFAAFTGKAALQMSRAGCSGASTIHSAIYNVEEKNGQTRFKLNPQSAFASADLIVIDEVSMVGTELGQDVLSFGVPVLVLGDPAQLPPVGQDTGFFTKGKPDFFLSEIRRQALDNPIIQMATEVRQQRSLKLGQYGESRVVRDGVLTQGEFKAADQVLCGTHRTRRNVNRKFRRILGYDKWHLPQVGERLVCTKNCKLTRIFNGGMFEVVEAEYGSGDEFSMIVQSLDFTNRKPIEVKSLTGLYTGEFSNLNDQELYRKTRGTQSFDFGYALTCHKAQGSQWDNVITFDESRSFTDWHRWLYTAITRAAETTSIINF; this comes from the coding sequence ATGAAACTCGGACCCCAGCAGAAAGACGCCCGCGATGCCGTGATGGCGTGGCGAAAGAAGGCGGTGCAGGGCGATGCCGCCCCGTTCTTCTATCTCGCTGGATACGCAGGCACGGGCAAAACCTTCCTTGCCCGAGATTTGGCGAAAGGGCTGAAGGCGGAGTTCGCCGCCTTCACCGGCAAGGCCGCGCTCCAGATGAGCCGTGCGGGCTGCTCCGGCGCCAGCACCATTCACTCCGCGATCTACAACGTGGAGGAAAAGAACGGGCAGACGCGGTTCAAACTGAACCCGCAGTCCGCCTTCGCCTCCGCTGACCTCATCGTCATCGACGAGGTGTCGATGGTAGGCACAGAACTGGGGCAAGACGTTCTGAGCTTCGGCGTCCCTGTCCTCGTCCTCGGTGATCCGGCACAGCTGCCGCCCGTGGGGCAGGACACGGGCTTTTTCACCAAGGGCAAGCCCGACTTTTTCCTCTCCGAAATCCGGCGTCAGGCGCTGGACAATCCCATCATCCAGATGGCGACGGAGGTACGCCAGCAGCGCAGTCTGAAGCTGGGGCAGTACGGCGAGAGCCGCGTGGTGCGCGATGGTGTCCTCACGCAAGGGGAGTTCAAGGCCGCTGATCAGGTGCTGTGCGGAACGCACCGCACCCGCCGCAATGTGAACCGCAAATTCCGCCGCATCCTCGGCTACGACAAGTGGCACTTGCCGCAGGTCGGTGAGCGGCTGGTGTGCACGAAGAACTGCAAGCTGACCCGCATTTTTAACGGCGGAATGTTCGAGGTCGTGGAAGCCGAATACGGCTCCGGCGACGAGTTTTCCATGATCGTGCAGTCGCTCGACTTCACCAACCGAAAGCCGATCGAAGTCAAGAGCCTGACGGGTCTCTACACCGGCGAGTTTTCCAACCTCAACGACCAAGAGCTGTACCGCAAAACTCGCGGCACCCAGTCGTTCGACTTCGGCTACGCGCTGACCTGCCACAAGGCGCAGGGCAGCCAGTGGGACAACGTCATCACCTTCGACGAGAGCCGTTCGTTCACCGACTGGCACCGCTGGCTCTACACCGCGATCACCCGCGCCGCCGAAACCACATCCATCATCAATTTCTGA
- a CDS encoding helix-turn-helix domain-containing protein, whose amino-acid sequence MNKPLKLDAQMTEVTQRNALLVETLETDMATSNALGAVLETLRGYQEKANIEIENVYGYAVMVKFTFRGTMPDVEDDGPFLIEDEVEDNIPTEPPLAIETLKQSVTDCRETSSQFIATQNDPVEAEAQLEAEAPKAEDPAPAELKRGPYTEDEDIAVLDLTDEGLSVKEIGAKLNRHPSGVASRLRLLQKVAAADRAEEEEIETAPQLPPAKPTKPTAGSYQMPETGSITLAEAKLHYEALEPDPNWTVKDDFILLGRHCRGESMGNIANDLSKTKQEAVNRFRKIMPNTSNPHNPGKLYAVLKAMPEAL is encoded by the coding sequence ATGAATAAGCCACTCAAACTCGACGCCCAAATGACCGAGGTGACGCAGCGCAACGCGCTGCTGGTGGAAACCCTTGAAACTGACATGGCGACCTCGAATGCACTCGGCGCTGTCCTCGAAACTCTGCGCGGGTATCAGGAGAAGGCCAACATCGAGATCGAGAACGTGTACGGCTACGCGGTTATGGTGAAGTTCACTTTCCGTGGCACAATGCCGGATGTAGAGGACGACGGCCCGTTCCTGATCGAAGATGAGGTCGAGGACAACATCCCGACCGAGCCGCCTCTTGCCATCGAGACGCTGAAACAGAGCGTCACCGACTGCCGCGAGACGTCCAGCCAGTTCATCGCGACCCAGAATGATCCGGTCGAGGCCGAGGCCCAGCTTGAGGCCGAAGCGCCGAAAGCCGAAGATCCCGCTCCAGCGGAACTCAAACGGGGGCCGTACACCGAGGACGAGGACATTGCCGTGCTGGACCTCACCGACGAAGGGCTGTCGGTCAAGGAAATCGGCGCGAAGCTCAATCGCCACCCCTCCGGCGTGGCGAGCCGCCTGCGCCTGCTCCAGAAGGTCGCTGCGGCGGATCGCGCCGAAGAGGAGGAAATCGAGACCGCGCCGCAACTGCCGCCCGCAAAGCCCACTAAGCCCACGGCTGGGTCGTACCAGATGCCGGAAACCGGCTCGATCACTCTGGCCGAGGCCAAGCTGCACTACGAGGCTCTGGAGCCTGACCCGAATTGGACCGTGAAGGATGACTTCATCCTCCTCGGTCGCCACTGCCGCGGCGAGTCTATGGGCAACATCGCGAACGACCTCAGTAAGACGAAGCAGGAGGCGGTGAACCGGTTCCGCAAGATCATGCCGAACACCAGCAACCCCCATAACCCCGGAAAACTCTACGCGGTCCTCAAGGCCATGCCCGAGGCGCTGTGA
- a CDS encoding helix-turn-helix transcriptional regulator: MLQSSPPKHRVIEFTAAEMAAIRLVSKPYKIAAHQLGISEAAFKLRIKNARAKCGAASAVDLAVIATRSGILIDLPDNMLAMRCKQKTKAKRKSK, encoded by the coding sequence ATGCTCCAATCCTCCCCACCAAAACACAGGGTCATCGAGTTCACCGCAGCGGAAATGGCAGCGATCCGGCTGGTGTCCAAGCCCTACAAAATCGCGGCCCATCAACTCGGCATCAGCGAGGCAGCATTCAAGCTCCGCATCAAGAATGCCCGCGCCAAATGCGGCGCAGCATCGGCGGTCGATCTGGCCGTCATCGCAACCCGCTCCGGCATCCTCATCGACCTGCCCGACAACATGCTGGCGATGCGGTGCAAACAGAAAACCAAGGCGAAAAGGAAGTCCAAATGA
- a CDS encoding phage tail protein — MARDQVLYTKTLDPTLYDLSNSLAMLGEKQGKLAMARALNHEGKKAMTAVVRHLAKSTSVKQSTIRKGLRLRQAWTEEGRDDYLNVQIIARGKHLSLSEFKPRQLKKGVSATVWGKRQRFDGAFMLKKAGSTVFKNTGEWNPRSGRNNNIEKLWGPSLPVELQDEETRKVFEDHFDNLHYRVTHEVNRLMPPDMGFE; from the coding sequence ATGGCGCGCGATCAAGTGCTCTACACCAAGACGCTCGACCCGACGCTCTACGACCTGTCCAACTCGCTGGCGATGCTGGGTGAAAAACAGGGAAAGCTCGCTATGGCCCGAGCGTTGAACCACGAGGGCAAGAAGGCCATGACCGCAGTGGTCCGGCATCTGGCAAAATCCACGTCGGTGAAACAATCCACCATCCGAAAGGGCCTACGGCTCCGGCAGGCATGGACCGAGGAAGGGCGGGACGACTACCTGAACGTCCAGATCATTGCCCGAGGTAAGCACCTATCCCTCAGCGAGTTCAAACCTCGCCAGCTCAAGAAGGGCGTATCCGCTACCGTCTGGGGCAAGCGCCAACGCTTCGATGGTGCATTCATGCTGAAGAAAGCGGGCAGCACCGTGTTCAAGAACACTGGGGAGTGGAACCCACGCTCCGGCCGAAACAACAACATCGAGAAGCTATGGGGTCCGTCCCTGCCGGTGGAGTTGCAGGACGAGGAAACCCGCAAGGTGTTCGAGGACCACTTCGACAACCTCCACTACCGCGTCACCCATGAAGTCAACCGGTTGATGCCTCCAGACATGGGCTTCGAGTAG
- a CDS encoding phage Gp37/Gp68 family protein yields the protein MAENSNIEWTDHTFNPWIGCQKVGPGCDNCYAETWDARGLQQSESRWGPHAIRTRTSAANWRKPLAWDRAAAAEGIRKRVFCASLADVFDNHPSIQQEWRDDLWALIEATPHLDWMLLTKRPSNIANMLPVPFDFDKQYPNVWLGCTVVNQAEADRDIPKLLAVDAAVRFLSMEPLQGPVDLTQSVRGILRYPEYVNIKLQLVIVGGESGPKARPMHPDWVRGLRDQCSKYHVAFHFKQWGEWGPCDHMGDEIDGAPFGCFNDAGEWCGKVSEDFANAGRQIMFRVGKKAAGRTLDGRTWDETPTHLSTSEAELLGDEK from the coding sequence ATGGCTGAGAACAGCAATATCGAATGGACCGACCACACGTTCAACCCGTGGATCGGTTGCCAGAAAGTCGGGCCGGGCTGCGACAACTGCTATGCTGAAACGTGGGACGCGCGGGGCTTGCAGCAGAGCGAAAGCCGCTGGGGGCCACATGCGATCCGCACCCGTACCAGCGCCGCGAATTGGCGTAAGCCGCTGGCGTGGGACCGTGCCGCCGCCGCTGAAGGCATCCGCAAGCGCGTGTTCTGCGCCAGCTTGGCCGACGTGTTCGACAACCATCCGTCAATCCAGCAGGAGTGGCGGGACGACCTATGGGCGCTGATCGAGGCGACCCCGCACCTCGACTGGATGCTGCTGACCAAGCGCCCGTCGAATATCGCCAACATGCTGCCCGTGCCGTTTGACTTCGATAAGCAATATCCGAACGTCTGGCTGGGCTGCACCGTGGTCAATCAGGCAGAGGCTGACCGCGATATTCCCAAGCTGCTGGCCGTGGATGCGGCGGTGCGGTTCTTGTCGATGGAGCCGCTGCAAGGGCCGGTGGATTTGACGCAATCGGTGCGTGGCATCCTGCGTTACCCCGAATACGTGAACATCAAGCTGCAATTGGTGATCGTCGGCGGAGAGAGCGGCCCAAAAGCCCGTCCGATGCACCCTGATTGGGTGCGCGGCCTGCGCGACCAGTGCAGCAAGTACCATGTCGCGTTCCACTTCAAGCAGTGGGGGGAGTGGGGTCCGTGTGACCACATGGGCGACGAAATCGATGGCGCGCCCTTCGGGTGCTTCAATGATGCAGGGGAATGGTGCGGCAAGGTCAGCGAGGATTTTGCTAACGCTGGCCGTCAGATCATGTTCCGCGTCGGAAAGAAGGCCGCTGGCCGGACGCTCGACGGCAGGACGTGGGATGAAACGCCCACCCATCTCTCCACATCTGAGGCCGAACTGTTGGGTGACGAAAAATGA
- a CDS encoding ParB/RepB/Spo0J family partition protein, with the protein MNAIVQTPLGRLTLSPINPRQTAAEDGIATLAASIKVCGLIQSLGGYKPADAAEDEPVQIVAGGRRLRALQSLVESGDYTDAILVPVMITDDEATARQWSIAENEIREGVDLAHQVRAYQRQYELTPNIEAIAEAFGVSKRKVKQRLKLADLGDMALTAWAEGKIDDETAGALTLCEAGERQDELVTGLLNKDFNGWELRRKITNQSIDGTERIGKLVLEQYRARGGAETADLFSDEIWLHDTELAFDIAKEILVAKADELLAEGWASVEVASLEVSSRWQLQDGTIFVRGDTSPLTEEEQDELASLKAAVAENDGPISDEIREMTNQIWKLENKPPAYSDELKSQTNATIYIGYKGVELYPWVAPKGGGETISQSSAATQEQAAGPVYSQAVVNDLRAVRLAAMQHALMKNPNLGLELLALLIGGDTYGAAVTINSQTNTPSTKDDGWVQPDIKRSLDSASHRLKDKVAAFTENNTQERHIELLLSALLPALQYALCHTLGETEERQKLWNLYGRQAGMNLREFWTPTDTNFFKRITADQLHGIWSELVGCKPGEPKQLAFESQKKGAKVKQLHALFHDEATRKNLTKAQLKRVEAWEPEIV; encoded by the coding sequence ATGAACGCCATTGTTCAAACACCTCTGGGTCGGCTCACGCTGTCACCCATCAATCCGCGCCAGACCGCCGCAGAGGACGGCATTGCCACGCTGGCAGCGTCCATCAAGGTCTGCGGCCTGATCCAGTCGCTCGGCGGCTATAAGCCCGCCGATGCGGCTGAGGACGAGCCTGTGCAGATCGTGGCCGGTGGTCGCCGGCTACGCGCTCTGCAAAGCCTGGTCGAGAGCGGCGACTACACCGACGCCATTCTGGTGCCGGTCATGATCACGGACGACGAGGCCACGGCGCGCCAGTGGTCCATCGCGGAAAACGAAATCCGCGAGGGCGTCGACCTCGCCCATCAGGTCCGCGCCTATCAACGGCAGTACGAGCTGACCCCCAATATCGAGGCCATCGCGGAGGCGTTTGGCGTATCGAAGCGGAAGGTGAAGCAGCGGCTCAAGTTGGCCGACCTCGGGGACATGGCACTGACCGCGTGGGCCGAGGGAAAGATCGACGATGAAACCGCTGGAGCGCTCACTTTGTGTGAGGCAGGGGAGCGTCAGGACGAGCTCGTGACCGGCCTTCTGAACAAAGACTTCAATGGTTGGGAGCTTCGTCGCAAAATCACGAACCAGAGCATCGACGGCACCGAACGCATCGGAAAGCTGGTGCTGGAACAGTACCGAGCGCGCGGCGGCGCTGAGACGGCCGACCTGTTCAGTGATGAAATTTGGCTCCACGACACCGAGCTTGCCTTCGATATTGCGAAGGAAATTCTGGTGGCGAAGGCGGACGAACTTCTGGCTGAAGGTTGGGCCAGCGTCGAGGTCGCATCCCTCGAAGTCTCTAGCCGGTGGCAACTACAAGACGGCACCATTTTCGTCCGAGGTGATACATCGCCCCTCACCGAAGAGGAGCAGGACGAGCTCGCGAGCCTCAAAGCCGCCGTCGCTGAAAATGACGGTCCTATCTCCGATGAAATTCGGGAAATGACGAACCAGATTTGGAAGCTCGAAAATAAGCCTCCGGCGTACAGCGATGAGCTGAAGTCGCAGACGAACGCCACGATCTACATAGGCTATAAGGGCGTCGAACTGTACCCGTGGGTCGCGCCCAAAGGCGGCGGCGAAACTATCTCCCAGAGCAGCGCAGCGACACAGGAACAGGCCGCCGGTCCTGTCTACTCTCAGGCGGTGGTAAATGACCTCCGCGCAGTGCGCCTCGCAGCGATGCAGCACGCGTTGATGAAGAACCCGAACCTCGGCTTGGAACTGCTCGCGCTCCTGATCGGCGGCGACACATACGGTGCAGCTGTCACCATTAACAGCCAGACCAACACGCCTAGCACCAAGGATGACGGATGGGTCCAGCCCGATATTAAACGCAGCCTCGACAGCGCTTCGCATCGGCTCAAGGACAAGGTCGCGGCCTTCACCGAGAACAACACGCAAGAACGCCACATCGAGCTACTGCTGTCGGCCCTGCTGCCCGCGCTGCAATACGCCCTCTGTCACACCTTGGGGGAGACGGAGGAGCGTCAGAAGCTCTGGAACCTCTACGGGCGTCAGGCGGGGATGAACCTGCGCGAGTTCTGGACCCCGACCGACACCAATTTCTTCAAACGGATCACCGCCGACCAGCTCCACGGGATCTGGTCCGAACTGGTCGGGTGCAAGCCCGGAGAGCCGAAGCAGCTCGCCTTCGAGAGCCAGAAGAAGGGCGCGAAGGTGAAGCAGCTTCACGCGCTGTTCCACGACGAAGCCACCCGCAAAAACCTCACCAAAGCGCAGCTCAAGCGCGTCGAAGCATGGGAGCCTGAAATTGTCTGA
- the ssb gene encoding single-stranded DNA-binding protein: MAGSVNKVILIGNLGRDPEVRNFNNGGKVVNLRIATSENWKDRNTGERRERTEWHSVAIFNEALGRIAEQFLRKGSTVYVEGQLETRKWQDQSGQDRYTTEVVLRPFSGNLTMLGGRGDGGQGGNSGGGYGGGNSGGNSGGGYGNSGNSGGSGGGGYSGGSSNEIDDEIPF; the protein is encoded by the coding sequence ATGGCCGGATCGGTAAACAAAGTCATCCTGATCGGGAACCTCGGGAGAGACCCTGAGGTTCGCAATTTCAACAACGGCGGGAAGGTTGTGAACCTCCGCATCGCGACCTCGGAAAATTGGAAAGACCGCAACACGGGCGAGCGCCGTGAGCGCACCGAATGGCACTCGGTCGCCATCTTTAACGAAGCGTTGGGCCGCATAGCAGAGCAGTTCCTCCGCAAAGGCTCGACGGTCTACGTCGAAGGCCAGTTGGAGACCCGCAAGTGGCAGGACCAGTCGGGTCAGGACCGCTACACCACCGAAGTCGTTCTTCGCCCATTCAGCGGCAACCTAACCATGCTGGGCGGTCGCGGTGATGGCGGGCAGGGCGGCAACTCCGGCGGTGGATATGGCGGCGGCAACTCCGGTGGCAACTCAGGCGGTGGCTACGGAAACAGCGGCAACTCGGGCGGATCGGGTGGCGGCGGTTACAGCGGTGGCTCCTCCAACGAAATCGACGACGAAATTCCGTTCTGA